Genomic window (Primulina eburnea isolate SZY01 chromosome 8, ASM2296580v1, whole genome shotgun sequence):
atccatctacatgaaaccacagtattgagcggcggggacatcagcgacactctcaccggtcaactgagccttgaccTGTCCtctttcgaatagaaatacgatcgtcggggctccctctgggccttctcccataagtGGGCTCCCTCTGCGGCCTTCACCCCTCACaatattcccattcttacctcaaacctcatatcctcatatacctataattttgtttttgaaaccaaacatgcaacatgtctttcaAATATCTTCCTTAATTCATAAAAAtcccatagacatttaaaaatcatcatttaatcatgaacatttcataaatatttaaaaacaatcataatatcataaaaacagcatttagggcactgccatgacgtttactaatttttaggtgtaaaaataccgttttacccctgtacgtaaaatttctcgcttttgacattttcttgaattcattgactctaacatgtcccaaataattatttaagcctacatgaatttttctcatatttttatttagcttaaattgaGGACTTTTAACttaatctttaattaattgttttgacggtgttttaattCCAAATTAtatcaaaccttaatataaagttcccaaattaaaaaaatatacttttaataattatttaagcttaaatataattttccataattttataaagcttaaaactagtcgtttcaattaattcgttaatcAGCGTTTCGTGTGACGATTAAATcacgaataaatccaaaactcgttattttgatcccaaattttaaacatagcatttttatgatttattctacccttccaagtcatgagcaacccccgtggacccatggatatatttttagccttttaattttcgtttttgactcTTAATCGAACGCActgagccatctcctaatttactcgagccacgcccgagccaccttgagccaaaacctagccaacccatctagggaccctactgaccaagcccaaCCCAAATAACTTGACCCTATCCCGCTCAAAAACTTGCTGAAAGTCGACCCAATATCtgtatgtgtgtgtgcgtgagacTCCATGTGTTTCTAGGACTCCTAGCCAACCTAGGACAcctccagccgagccaccaccgagctcACCATACCCTTACCATCTCTGGACCACGCCTAACCCCTaccaagcccagcccagccACTTAAACTCACGCATGAACCACCCGAAGTGAACAGAAGCTGCACATAAGGTTGCCACTCACGCTACAAGACTCCTAGCCACCCCAGGACTCCTCTAGCCTCTTAACCAGCGATCACCTCGGTCCCTCATCGAAcctggaccatgcccagacccAACCTAAGCCTAGCCCAGCCCCTCAACCCAAGCAACGAACCCCTTGAAACAAGAACAAGCTGCGCGCCTTCCTCCCATACGTTGCTGCTGTCACTTTGCGTGGAGGCTTCTACCCAGCCACCACCTATCCCAGCCATTCCTACCCCTCTCTGGACCGTCCTTGGCCACCGTCCAGaccacctagcccagccctCTCTCAAGCTTCCATCTGCAAGCTCTCGGCCAAACAGGAACAAGCTACGGGAAGAGTCCTATCAACCGAGGACTCTCCTCCAGCCCTGCTGCCCGAGTTCTAGCCCTGCTAGGGCCCTTCCTAGGACCTAACTGTGTCTCACACGCACCCTACTCAAGACCCGGACGAGCCCCAAGTGACCATGCATGGCAACCAAGCCTCAAGACCACTTACAAGCCAACACACCTACGGTTCTTGTTCTGAAATAAACCCACGGTTGTCCAGCTTGTTTCCCTTAAATTTTGTCTAATTTTTACTACAATTTATTCATATAACAACCCATAAACCTtactaatcatggcagcccctttacacATGCTTAACATAATTTTTGGACCAAAATTCATGACTTTATTACATGTATGTGCAATATTCCGAAAATAATCATAAGAAATTTATGCTTTTCATACATACGATATTTAAAACGATAATActatgtgatagatgagaaaaggagatgtatggcgtgtctttgcgtatttaacgcacAATTTTACGTTGACAAATCGAAGAACGGCGGAGAGAAGACGATCGCTTGAAACCCTTTGCAACTTTTGAACTTTTCTTCAAATTATTTTGTGTGTGTAGAGTGGTTGGGAGAGAATTTCAGAATATAGGGAAAGGGAGGCGTGAGTTTCAATTGCAAAGTGTAGGGTTTTCTGTGTTAAATAGTTTTAAATAGCTAATTAGTTTGCTAACTAAGCTTAGACTTATCAAACAattaaattaagcccattagtctaattaagatttgaataaaatattaacaaaaattttgttaaaataaatttgtgaatttattaaccGGATTGCCAAAAAACTCGCATTTTTATTGAAAAGCTGACACCGATAAAATTAcacccgacgtataaaatcaccttaaaactccttattttcaaaaataataaaaaacatcacccttattaaaataataaaaaacaatcatttaataaaaacattttttattttttcaacctTCGGTCTtcattcctcgatcgcaactcgaataacctttaaaaatatattttaatgcaataatgtagaaaaaatatattttaaacatgcaaatatgcacaacataattaattcatgcaattaaaacatttaattaaaacacaagagaatttaataattgcatgcatgtgattcGCGtgaacctttaaattttcgagaCGTTACATACATGTTCACAAACCAAACAATATACTTGCCAGTCTACATATGAAGCCACAAACTTCCCCCTCTGCCCTCTGAATCTTCAAGATTGAAATCATAAATTGAGTACATTCACAACCTCGATTCTGACATTAAAAATTAAGCAAAGTAGAACATCAGACAACATTTATGGTCACCCCAAGCATAAACGAAAAACACAGGACACGTGAAGTTTTTCAGACATGCCAGGCACCAATTCAGTATCATCCCATGGCATATTTCTGTGACCAGCTGCGAGCAGTGGCCTCGTATTTTGCTCTGTCAGTCTTGTACATGTGAGCAATTTCTGGGACGAGAGGATCATCGGGATTCGGGTCCGTCAACAAGGAGCAAATAGACAGCAGGACCTGGAATCATTGAACCGTGGGCGTTTGCCCCGTAAAAATTTCCATTATAAAGGCTTAGGAATATGTGGTGATATCATGCATCGAGTCACTTGTATTagtgaaagaataaaattcGACAAATTGGCGGTAGTAAAACCTAAATAGCATAAACAGCCAACTTGTGCCATTATTCCGACATGAACAATAAGGAATCTAGAAAGTTGCCCTAACACATTTGTATCTAAAAATCAAGCACTGCTAAAATGAAGCCGATATCAAATGGAATACGGTTAACTGAATAAAGGAGTTGTTCAGCTTACAGCGAGGGCAACACTCCCACTGTAGGGTCGAACTAACCATCAGTAAAACCATATTAGTGCGCCATAATTGGTGCCAAATTCACCACCCCCCTTGGAAAATGTGAAGAAAAATGATTTCTCAGTCATTGAGAGAAGACCCGTAATGACACCTAGAAAAGGTGGAATAAGGAAAGTTCGAACATCTGCTATTGCCTTCAAAATAAATTGTGCACAGAACCCTAGGCTAATATTTGAGGCAGGGATTACtaaaaaacaaaacatgaaAACTAACATGAAATACTATTCAACAACAGCCCCAAGTATCACATAAAAATTGATATTGGTGTGGATAATTCCTCTTGGTCTCATTTGATGCCATACACAGGCATTATTCAGAGAGAGGAAAAAAACACTTCCAAGCTACAAACATTTTCAGATATTTTAAATCTTGAGCTTATTCGATAAGTAGGAATTACAACACAGCAATCCACCCCCTCTCTAAGTACATTATAGCAACAAAGAAATATTAACCAGAGACCTGAGTTTCTCCACACAATCGAAATTGAATCCAGTTATAAACAAATAAGGACAAGATACAGACGAACCAAAACTAAAGTGATAATAATACCTTTGATATGGTCAATGCTGGACTCCACTGTTCTTTCAGAATATCAAGGCAGATGCTTCCATTGCTATTAATATTGGGGTGAAATACCTTTGTTCTAAATGCAACCTGTAGCCAAGAATTAGTTTCCATAAGTTGGTGATGCAGAGAAGCCTACAAAGGGATTTAATACTGCTCAGACTCCAAGTCGCACCTAAATGTTTCAGAGTAACAACGTGCGTGCGTGACAATTTGCTCAATACAAGTAAATGCTCGAGAAAAATCTATTTAATATGGACACACAACAgaatcaaaatttataatttccaGAATGTAAAATGCTACAAATAATCTGAGGCCATTGTTTTTATATTACCAGAAAAGATGTATTATAACATTCTCGAGGACTCTACAATAAGAGTGACACTGGCTAGAGCAAGAGTGACCATTTTACTTACAAGAATAATCAATACCCAACTAAAATACAAGCAAAAGAATTATAAAATGGTGTGTGACAGGAGACAGCACGCCACTGTGAAAGGAGACTACACGACACAATAAATATTTACAATTTTAAGCACTACATATTGCCTCATCTCACCCCAATCCAAAGCATGATCAGCGTTCGAAGTGAGaaaaaactcataaaacacATTAACCATACCTTTGGTGGCTTGAAAGGATAATCAGGAGGGAAATGAATTGAAACTAGAAATACACCTCCAGCATAAGGGCTGTCAGAAGGTCCCATAATTGTGGCTTGCCAATGGAACATATCTTCCGCTACAGGACCTGCAATAAGTTACTTACAAGAGATTAATTGCAAGTCAATAGAAACAATAAGTACTAGAATCACATGTACAAAAATGCATTCTACAAAAAGACAACAACTTCACAAATACGCCCTGGAATCTGCCAGTAATAAGTTACTTACAAGAGATTAATTGCAAGTCAATAGAAACGATAAGTACTAGAATCGCAAAATGTTCAAAAATGCATTCCACAAAAAGACAACATGTTCAAAAACAAACATTACAGGAACTGAGTAAATCAGTAGCCATTAGGTTCGTTCTCAGAAAACACAGACATACTAGGCAAGCCATGAAGCGGACGACGAGACAGCCCAATCATAAACCACAGCACGGGTGATCCATCTCGAAATATTTCGTACAGACACAAGAATTAAAACACCTCCAGCAAAACAAACTATCAACTAAACGCCCAATTATTTCAACAATCTCCAAATTCCACTGCTGCCAAACAGCAAGTATATGGATAGGAGAAAAAGATATCATAATCAAAAACTTAGGCGAAGTATACCCGCACTGCATGACGTCGGAGGATCCTTCTGCAAATCCTTGAGCTCCTTCAGTATCCGTTTCGAAGCCATCAAAATCCTTCTCCTTTTACCTCGAAAACAAAACCCTAACGTATCAATCAAATATTAGCAAAAGTTTCCAGATCAAAATATCCTCGCTTGACAACAAAACCGAAGCACAATTTAAAAACATCTAATTGCCCAACAGCAAACTGACTATCAAAAACTGAATAAATCAAATCTGTAGAAAATGAAAAACATCGTAACTAAAATCTATACAATTATGCATAGCTAGAGAGAATACCTGATTGAAAAATTGGTGAAGGTTCAAAAAGAAGCTAGGTTGCGGACAGAATGGAAGAGACGATAACAGGAAAATTGACCCCaatcaatcaaataaaaataatttaatgttagagagagagagagagagagatggGGACGAATCCGTTCTAGAAAATTCTGTTTAATTGGCGTGCAACTAACGTCATTTCACTTTTATACGTTACCCTATGTCCTCGGACAAGTATACTTTTTAAAATTCATGAAACTcaattttactattttttatcaTTATGGAATGACTCTCATTCGAAATTTCAAAATTGCAATTTAAATCACTAATTTTTACAATTGTGATATGAACATTACttaagtaaaataaaattaattacaaaaaattgTACAAGTATGCAACTTGTGCCAAAAATCACTAGTATATATAAGTTGAGACTTCTATGATGATTTTTAGTGTCAACTAATTTTTGTGTAcaaattttagaaattataaattGAAATAAAAACTTTAGTGATTTTTATCATCTAAGCTTTCGAGATAATTAATTagaatatttatttgaatttgaaaattgtAGCTCTTTTAAAATTATGATAAGATGtgatgttttataataaatttttgggTTAATTACATCTACATTCTTTATGTTTGTCATATTAACAAAAACTCTAATTATATTTACATATAACTCCCTTGAGATTTGTCAGAAGAAATAAATAAATCCAATAATTTTTAGGTTGTATGATTTGATTGACTTAGTTGCTcgataaaataaatatcaaatctTAAAAGCCAAAAAAGGGACAAGATCAGTATCTAATGTCATATATAAAACATAACTAGAAGTAAGCTACACACCTCCATTGACTCATAAATCAAGCAGACCGATCTATTGACTCTCAAGTAACTATAACTCGTATATCCACTTAGGGCATCTCCAACCGTTCTCCATTATGGAGGATGAAATCTTCTCCAACCGTACTCTATTTGCTTCCTCTATTTATGAAGGATCACTGTTCATATAGAGGATTGAAAAGAGTTTGAAATGATTAAAAAATGgatattttgaaaattacaatatagcacttttgaaaaaaaaaattaaaaaaatatcactTTTCATGGATCGACTGAGCTTGAAATCACACATCCACACTTAAGTCGACC
Coding sequences:
- the LOC140839346 gene encoding ubiquitin-conjugating enzyme E2-17 kDa, which encodes MASKRILKELKDLQKDPPTSCSAGPVAEDMFHWQATIMGPSDSPYAGGVFLVSIHFPPDYPFKPPKVAFRTKVFHPNINSNGSICLDILKEQWSPALTISKVLLSICSLLTDPNPDDPLVPEIAHMYKTDRAKYEATARSWSQKYAMG